GTGACGTTTTCGGGTTGGAGATGGAAACCAGCAGTCACCGGTATGCCCATGGATTGCGCGACGGCGAGCGCATGCCGGCCGAACTTGAACGGCATATAGATATGTACTACATCAGCGCCTTCAAAGGCTTTGCGAAAAACCGTGTCATCGGGCTCGGCAAATTGCATCTGCTGCTTGGCCGCAAGCCACGAAACGAACGGCAAGTGATGCACGTTAACTGGATAATCGGGTGCGCCGACGCCAACCAATCGAACATGATGACCTTGACGTTCAAGCTCCTGAGCATACTGCAACGCCGAATTCGAGGTGCCGTTGCCGCGGTTGCCAACGGAGTCGACGACAAGCACGATGGTCAGCGGCTTGTCGGCTTCACCTGCGGCGTTTCGGGAATCTGGCATAATTCAATCCTAACGCCGTTACGTAGTTCGCGGCTATCGAAATACAACAAGCGGATTTTGTCAAAGTTGTACGACATCTTGCATTCTTCAATGTATTAACTCTCCTGTTTAGCAACAGTCAATAATCATCGAAATCCTTGATACTCTTTGCTTACGCAATATCGCGAATCACACAATCCATCAGTAATTATCAGATAGCAAATACACTCGGGGTTATCCCATGCGACAATGAAATCATGACCGCTGAAACCGCATCATCACCTGTCAATTACCCGCTGGGCAACCCGGCCGAATCCCACCAAACTCGCGTGCTCCTGCTTGGCTCAGGCGAGCTCGGACGCGAAATCGCCATCGAACTGACACGACTCGGGGCGTTCGTTATCGCTGCCGACAGCTATGAGCATGCGCCGGCCATGCAGATCGCGCAGGAAAGCCATGTGTTGGATATGACGAACGCCGTGGCGCTTAACAATTTAATCGGAGAGGTGCAGCCTTCGATTATCGTTCCTGAGGTCGAAGCCATTGCGACCGCCGAGTTGGCCAAAGCGGCCTCGAATGGCATCCAGGTTGTACCAAGCTCGCGCATCGCCGCGATCTGCATGGACCGTGAAGCCCTGCGAACGCTGATGCACGAAAAGCTGGGTTTGCCGACTACACCGTATCGTTTCGCGGGTTCATTTGATGAGCTGAAGGCAGGAGCACAAGCCGTCGGCTATCCATGTGTGGTCAAACCGGTGATGAGTTCCTCGGGACATGGCCAATCCGTGCTTCGTTCGGATGATGACCTCGAAGCGGCTTGGCGAGAGGCCCAAACCGGACGAAGGGACGTTAAGGACGGCGGCATTTCACGCGTCATCGTCGAAGCGTTCGCGCCACTTAATTACGAACTGACCATGCTCACGGTCTCTTCCAGTGCCGGCATCGTGGTCTGCTCCCCCATCGGCCAGTGGCAGGAAGACGGCGATTACCGCGAGTCTTGGCAGCCAGCGACTGTCAAACCGTCAGTTCTGCAAAAAGCGCAGGCTATCGCCCGGAAAGCGGTCTTCGGACTGGTCGATATCGCCCACGAAAACCACGAATATGGCTGGGGTGTTTTTGGCGTCGAACTGTTCGTTTTGAAGAACGGCGACGTACTCTTCAACGAGGTCTCCCCTCGTCCGCACGACACGGGCATGGTAACCATGGTTTCCCAACATTTAAGCGAATTCGCCCTGCATGCCAGAGCCGTTCTGGGCATTCCGGTTACCGAGAAAGACGTTGCGCTAAGCCTCAAAAACGATGAAGTCGCAGCCAGCCATGCCGTAGTAGTCACCGGAACCGGCCAAGTCACGTTCACCAACGTTTCCCAAGCCCTCTCACAACCCGATACCGACCTGCGTATCTTCGGCAAGCCAACGGTAAACGGCCACCGTCGCATGGGCGTTGCTCTGGCTATAGGTAGCGACGAAGCCGAGGCAAGAAACAAGGCTGCGCAGGTCTCCGATAATCTTGATATCACGATTGGCAAATGAGCAAAGCCCCATCTATTTTGCGAGTTATAGTCAATTCCGCTTCCGACTTTAAAGAACACGAATTCATAAAAATTGTCGATTGCGATAATTCGATCAACGCAAGGCCGTACTGATATCTGAAAACGGCTCAAGGGCGGAAAGAAAACTGACGGCAACTCGCCTGTTCGCGGATAATGGATGTAACAAGGAATTTACAATACCTGAATTTGGCGGGAAATAACGTGATTGGTAAAACGCTTCCGCGAAAGCAAAATAGCGATTGTCGAATTTTTTGCGCAGAATAATCGCCGGACTTGTTGGCTTCCATTGGTATATTTTTGACGTAAGTTCACCTCATTCAATCAATCTCGTTACTCTACGGGAAGGGCGAATCATGGAGAAACTGGATATGCTCTACAAGGGCAAAGCCAAGAAACTCTATTCAACGGATGACCCGAATGTACTCTGGGTCGAATATATGAATCAGGCCACCGCCGGCGACGGCGCGAAAAAGGCACAGATTCAAGGAAAAGGAAGTCTCAACAACCGCATCACCACGGTTCTTTTCCGGCTGCTGGAAGCCGAAGGCGTCAAGACGGATTTCATCCGCCGCGTCTCCGACACCGAACAGCTCAACGAGAAAATCACGATGTTTCCGCTTGAAATCATCATGCGCAACACCGCCGCCGGCTCCTTCGCCCAGCGTTACGGCATCAAGGAAGGCACCGAACTCAAGCGCCCGATCCTCGAATTCTGCTTCAAATCCGACGAACTGCATGATCCGTTCATCAACGTCGACGGCATCGTGGCCCTTGGGCTGGCGACCGATGAGGAAATGGCCGAAGTCTCACGCCAAGCCCGTGATATCAACGAAAAGCTCACCAAGATCTTCCGCGACATCGATGTGAAACTCGTCGATTTCAAGATCGAGGAAGGTAAGAACAAGGATGGCGAAATCGTTTTGGCCGACGAGATCACTCCGGATACTTGCAGACTTTGGGATTTGAAGGACGGTTCCGGCAAAGTCGAACATCTCGACAAAGACCTCTTCCGCAGAGACCTCGGCGATATCATTCCCGCCTACGAGGAAATCTACAAACGACTGCTTGACCTGGCCGAGAGCCGAGGCGTCAAGGTCGAATGACATATCGCTCGCATACCTTAATCACTGGTATGCGAGCGATTTTTGGTTATTGCGCAATGTGCCGTTTCCAAGCCATTTCTTCATTTCCCAATTCTTTCCCTCTCAACCACTTGACTCAGCTACGCTAAGGAACATCAGTGCTTTCAACAGTTTTTCGCGTGTATGTAGAAAAGAAACCCGGCTTTGACGTCGAGGCCAGCAATCTTACGGCCGAACTGCGGGATGTGCTCGGACTCACCGGGCTCGAGCGCGTCCGCATCATCAACCGCTACGATGCTCAAGGTTTGGATGCCGCGCTTTTCGAAGCGGCCATCCCCACGGTTTTCAGTGAACCTCCGGTGGACACCGCAACACGAGACCTGCCCGACTTGGGCGGCGCACAGGTTTTCGCGGTGGAATATCTGCCGGGTCAATTCGACCAGCGTGCGGAATCGGCCAGCCAGTGCATCCAGCTCTTGAGCCAAGGGACCCGGCCGGACGTGCGGACGGCGAAAATCTATGCGCTATATGGCAATCTGTCCGCCGATGACATCACGGCCATCAAACGTTACGTCATCAATCCTGTCGATGCGCACGAAACCGGACTTGAGACGCGCGAAACGTTGGAAACCGAGGTCAAAGTTCCCTCCGACGTCGAGGTAATCGACGGGTTCAACGAGTTTGATGACGCCGGATTGCAGCGTTTCATCGCCGAACGTGGACTGGCAATGGATCTGGGCGATGCCAAGTGCTGCCAGACCTACTTCCGGGGTGAACACCGCGAACCGACCATCACCGAAATCAAGGTGATCGACACCTATTGGTCTGATCACTGCCGTCACACCACCTTCGGCACCGAGCTGACGAAGGTCGATATCGACGATAGCGTGGTCAAGGCTGCATTCGAGCGCTACCTCAGAGTTCGGGAAAATCTGGGACGCACCAATAAACCTGTGACGTTGATGGATATGGGCACCATCGGCGCGAAGGAACTCGAAGCCGAGGACGAGCTGGCCGGGCTCGACAAGTCCGAGGAAATCAATGCCTGCACCGTCAAGATCAAGGTGGACGTCGATGGCAAGTCCGAGGACTGGCTGTTCCTGTTCAAGAACGAGACGCACAACCATCCCACGGAAATCGAGCCGTTTGGCGGGGCCGCCACCTGCATCGGCGGCTGCATCCGCGATCCGCTTTCTGGACGTGCCTACGTCTATCAGGCCATGCGTGTCACCGGAGCCGGCGACCCGCGCGTTCCTGTCTCACAGACACTGGAAGGCAAGCTGCCGCAACGCAAACTCGTCACCACAGCCGCACAAGGTTATTCCTCATACGGCAACCAAATCGGGCTAGCTACCGGACAAGTCAATGAAATCTATCATCCCGGATACGTCGCCAAACGCATGGAAGTCGGAGCCGTGGTCGGCGCGGCACCGGCTGCCAACGTGCGCCGCGAAACCCCGACGCCGGGCGACAAGATCATCCTTTTAGGCGGACGTACCGGACGTGACGGCATCGGCGGTGCGACCGGTGCTTCCAAGGCTCAGGATACGGATAGCCTCATGGAATCGGGAGCCGAGGTGCAGAAGGGCAACGCGACCGTGGAACGCAAGCTGCAACGGCTGTTCCGCCGCCAGGATGCCAGCGTGCTCATCAAGCGCTGCAATGATTTCGGTGCTGGTGGTGTATCCGTGGCGACCGGCGAAATCGCCGACGGCTTGCGGATTGACCTTGATAAGGTTCCCAAGAAATATGAGGGCTTGGACGGCACGGAACTAGCTATTTCCGAGTCCCAAGAACGCATGGCGGTTGATGTGGCCGACGAGGACGTGGACGAATTTCTGCGCTACGCACGCGAGGAGAACCTTGAAGCCACGGTCATCGCCACCGTCACTGCCGAACCGCGTATGGTCATGGATTGGCGCGGCAAACGCATCGTTGATCTCTCCCGCGAATTCCTCGCCTCGAACGGCGCCGCAAAACATCAGAATGTCCATGTACTGCCGGCCGAAGATTACACAGTTCCCCATGATTGGGAATCCGGCAATCTGCGTGAACGCCTGACTTCATTGGTCAGCGACATCAATATCGCCGGGAACAAGGGTCTTGCCGAGCGTTTTGATTCCACTATCGGTGCCGGCACCGTACTGATGCCCTTCGGCGGGCGCAAGCAGCTCACGCCGAGTCAAGCCATGGTTGCCAAGCTTCCCGTGCCCAGCGGACTGACGCACACGGCGAGCGCCATGGCATGGGGCTTCAACCCGTATATCACGGAACGCAACCAATTCGCCGGAGCCTATCTGGCCGTGGTCGAATCAATCTCTAAGCTCGTCGCCTCGGGCTTCACCAGAGAGAACGCCTATCTCAGTTTCCAGGAATATTTCGGCAAACTCCACCAGGACCCCGAACGTTGGGGCAAGCCAACCGCGGCATTGCTCGGTGCTTTGAGCGCTCAGCTTGACCTCAAGGTCGGAGCCATCGGCGGCAAGGATTCGATGAGCGGCAGCTTCGAGCAGGACGGCCGGGAACTGGACGTGCCGCCGACGCTGATTTCCTTCGCCGTGTCCACCGGAAATATGAACGGTGCAGTATCCCCGGAATTCAAGGGTTCCGGACATCGTATCGTGCGTATAGCACCGGAACGGTATGGATACGATACCACTTCCGAAAATACAAACGATGCCGAAAGCGCGTACCGGCTTATTCCCAATTCCGACGATTTGCTCGGGACGTTGGCATTGGTCGAACAACTGACCGCCACCAACCAGGTTCTCGCAATTTCGACACCAGGTTATGGTGCCATTGCCGAAGCCCTGTTCAAGATGACCCTGGGCAACCAAATCGGCGTCAGGCTGAACAACGACATCAATCTCGATGCCTTGTTCGAACCTGCGTATGGTTCCTTTATTGTGGAGCTTGCCGAAGGCGCCGAAGTGCCTGAAAGCAATGAGCAGGTCAATGTCGAAGTCATCGGTATGACCACCACTACTTATGAATTCACTGCGGCCGGCGAAACCGTCGACCTCGGCGAATTGCAGGACGTTTGGGAATCCGCGATGGAGGAAATCTTCCCCTATCGCAGCCATAGCGTCAACGGCAAAACCACCACAACGGAGAACATTCAAACGGCTTCAAATGAACCCTCCGTACAACTCTCCGCCAAAAATGAAACAGGCACGCAGACCATCAGCTACCGTAAGGGCCAGCAAGCTTTCTATACCGGCAGCCCACTCAAAGCTAAGCCGCGCGTACTCATTCCGGTATTCCCCGGCAATAACTGTGAGTACGATGCTGCGGCCGCGTTCGAGGCGGCAGGTGCCGACCCGCACACGTTGATCGTCAACAACCTCTCTCCCGAAGCCGTGGCACAATCCTCACGCCAACTGGCCGAGGAAATTAGGGCCAGCCAGATCGTCATGATTCCCGGAGGCTTCTCAGGCGGCGACGAACCAGACGGATCGGCGAAATTCATCACCGCCTTCTTCCGTGCCCCGGCCGTGGCCGATGCCGTGCGCGACTTGCTGAACAACCGTGACGGCTTGATGTTGGGTATCTGCAACGGATTCCAAGCACTCATCAAACTCGGTCTCGTGCCCTTCGGTGACATCGTCGAGCCCAGCGAACACCAGCCGACACTGACGTTCAACACCATCGGACGGCATCAAAGCCGTTTGGTGCGCACCCGGGTTTCCAGCGATCTTTCGCCTTGGATGGCTGGCAGCGAGGTCGGCGATATCTACACCATCCCGATTTCGCACGGCGAAGGCAGGTTCGTGGCTACACGGGAACAGATTCAGCAACTCGCCGACAATGGCCAAATCGCCGCACAGTACGTGGACGAAGACGGCAAGGCGAGCATGAATCTAGCCGATAATCCGAACGGTTCCATGGCTTCCGTGGAGGCACTGACCAGCCCTGACGGACGAGTACTCGGCAAGATGGGTCATTCCGAGCGTCGGGGTGACGGACTGTATTTGAACGTTCCCGGCCGTGAGTTCCAGCCGATTTTCGAGGCTGGAGTCCGCTATTTCACAGGAGTTGCGGCAACAGTCGAGGAACCGATGAACGCAAACAATCTGAACGACCAAACAGGCGAAAGGACGGTCTGAGATGTCATTCGAATTCGAAAACATTCACGAAGAATGCGGACTGTTCGGCGTATGGGGCCATCCCGAAGCCGCGCGCCTGACCTACTTCGGCCTGCACGCCCTCCAGCACCGCGGACAGGAAGGCGCCGGCATGGTCTCCAACGACCACGGCAGGCTGATCGGCCATCGCGGGCTGGGACTGTTGACGGAAGTGTTCCACGACGAGCATGAGATCGAACGACTCACCGGAGACCGCGCCATCGGCCACGTTCGTTACGCCACCAGCGGCTCCAGTGGCATCGACAACATCCAGCCGTTCATTTTCCGCTTCCACGACGGCGACTTCGCTCTGGCTCACAATGGCAATCTCACCAATTGCATCGCCTTGCGCGCCAAATTGGAGAACG
This genomic stretch from Bifidobacterium sp. ESL0690 harbors:
- the purT gene encoding formate-dependent phosphoribosylglycinamide formyltransferase, which encodes MTAETASSPVNYPLGNPAESHQTRVLLLGSGELGREIAIELTRLGAFVIAADSYEHAPAMQIAQESHVLDMTNAVALNNLIGEVQPSIIVPEVEAIATAELAKAASNGIQVVPSSRIAAICMDREALRTLMHEKLGLPTTPYRFAGSFDELKAGAQAVGYPCVVKPVMSSSGHGQSVLRSDDDLEAAWREAQTGRRDVKDGGISRVIVEAFAPLNYELTMLTVSSSAGIVVCSPIGQWQEDGDYRESWQPATVKPSVLQKAQAIARKAVFGLVDIAHENHEYGWGVFGVELFVLKNGDVLFNEVSPRPHDTGMVTMVSQHLSEFALHARAVLGIPVTEKDVALSLKNDEVAASHAVVVTGTGQVTFTNVSQALSQPDTDLRIFGKPTVNGHRRMGVALAIGSDEAEARNKAAQVSDNLDITIGK
- the purC gene encoding phosphoribosylaminoimidazolesuccinocarboxamide synthase: MEKLDMLYKGKAKKLYSTDDPNVLWVEYMNQATAGDGAKKAQIQGKGSLNNRITTVLFRLLEAEGVKTDFIRRVSDTEQLNEKITMFPLEIIMRNTAAGSFAQRYGIKEGTELKRPILEFCFKSDELHDPFINVDGIVALGLATDEEMAEVSRQARDINEKLTKIFRDIDVKLVDFKIEEGKNKDGEIVLADEITPDTCRLWDLKDGSGKVEHLDKDLFRRDLGDIIPAYEEIYKRLLDLAESRGVKVE